One window of the Colletotrichum destructivum chromosome 6, complete sequence genome contains the following:
- a CDS encoding Putative glycoside hydrolase, family 3, glycoside hydrolase family 3 domain, immunoglobulin — MVSRDTALAEPTTTMQPPPKKLVDIDQVIENATLAEKISLLAGSDFWHSTPLPQFDVPAVKCTDGPNGVRGSRFFNPVPALCIPCGSGLGATWNPELVEKAGQLLSKECDAKGAHVWLGPTVNIIRSPLNGRGFESFSEDPHLSGILAAAIIKGVQSRGTLAALKHFVANDQETDKMSLDVCMSDRALREVYLLPFQIALRDSNPRVLMSSYNKIGGLHVSENSKILQNILRTEWGFNGLIMSDWYGTYSCEAALNAGVDIEMPGPSRYREKEALAAVFSGKVSHHTIDERARKVLQFVNDAASARVAEEETTRDVPEDRILNRRLAGESIVLLKNSEHVLPLRPEDCDEVAVIGPNADLPAACGGGSASLRPYYTSSVLRGIQDSLPATSKIHHEPGVFGHVLLPAFTVDHVCTDTGEPGVTIEVFNEPHTVKDRKPFDRVTIPDTTYQLMDYRHPMKEETFFMSMRADFVPKHTDTYEFGLATYGISDLFINDELVIDNSTEQTPGGMFFGKGSAEKRATYEMKAGERYCLRVEAGSASTSKVKGGSLLAIPGGACRLGGCRKINAEEGIQRAVDLAKRCKYTFVVAGLNADLEKEGKDRETMDMPPHVDELIEAVLKAQPNAVVITQAGNPVRMPWRRNANTLLHSWYGGNEAGNAVADVIFGRINPSGKLPMTFPARLEDNPAFLGFGSDNGKVHYSEDVFVGYKWYEARKMEVAFPFGHGLSYTSFQISDLQVKPSRVEVTVKNTGKVAGAEVVCLYIKYATRSPKSRFARPLRSLMGFTKIFLEPSEAKLATIAIDRYCTAVWDEKRNSWCCEKGTYTALVTAGETSLEGSFQIQKDVFWNGL; from the exons GCTCCGACTTCTGGCactccaccccccttccccaatTTGATGTCCCAGCCGTCAAATGCACAGACGGGCCCAACGGCGTCCGGGGCTCGAGGTTCTTCAACCCGGTGCCTGCTCTCTGTATCCCATGTGGAAGCGGCTTGGGGGCAACCTGGAACCCCGAGCTGGTTGAAAAAGCCGGCCAGCTCCTTTCCAAGGAGTGCGACGCTAAAGGAGCTCACGTCTGGCTGGGGCCTACGGTGAACATCATCCGCTCCCCATTGAACGGCCGGGGATTCGAGTCCTTCTCGGAAGACCCGCACCTGAGTGGGattctcgccgccgccatcatcaaggGTGTGCAGTCCAGGGGAACGCTAGCGGCCCTCAAGCATTTCGTGGCCAATGACCAAGAGACGGACAAGATGTCGCTCGACGTTTGCATGTCGGACAGGGCCCTTCGCGAGGTCTATCTTCTGCCTTTCCAGATTGCCCTACGTGACAGCAATCCTCGGGTTCTCATGTCTTCTTACAACAAGATCGGGGGTCTACACGTCTCAGAGAATTCCAAGATTCTGCAGAATATTTTGAGAACAGAGTGGGGATTCAATGGCCTTATTATGAGTGATTG GTATGGGACTTACTCATGTGAAGCAGCGCTCAATGCCGGAGTTGACATCGAGATGCCAGGCCCAAGTCGTTACCGGGAAAAGGAGGCCTTGGCTGCTGTCTTCTCCGGCAAAGTGAGTCATCATACCATCGATGAACGAGCCCGGAAAGTTTTGCAGTTCGTCAACGATGCGGCTTCGGCCCGAGTTGCAGAAGAGGAGACTACGCGCGATGTTCCCGAAGACAGAATCCTGAACCGTCGCTTGGCCGGTGAGAGCATCGTGTTGCTGAAGAACTCGGAGCACGTCCTCCCGCTGCGTCCAGAAGACTGCGACGAGGTGGCCGTCATTGGGCCAAACGCGGATCTGCCGGCGGCCTGCGGGGGGGGAAGTGCCAGTCTTCGGCCCTATTACACCAGCTCCGTGCTCAGGGGAATACAAGATTCATTACCGGCCACAAGCAAAATACACCACGAGCCCGGAGTGTTTGGCCATGTTCTACTTCCCGCTTTCACGGTGGATCACGTCTGCACCGATACAGGCGAGCCGGGAGTTACAATCGAGGTCTTCAATGAGCCGCACACAGTCAAGGACAGAAAGCCGTTCGACCGTGTCACAATACCAGACACCACTTATCAACTTATGGACTACAGACATCCCATGAAAGAAGAGACATTCTTCATGTCGATGCGCGCAGACTTTGTCCCGAAGCACACTGATACATACGAGTTTGGCTTGGCGACGTACGGAATTAGTGACCTGTTCATCAACGATGAGCTGGTCATCGACAACTCGACGGAACAGACCCCTGGCGGTATGTTTTTCGGCAAGGGCTCGGCTGAAAAGCGCGCAACGTACGAAATGAAGGCAGGAGAGCGTTATTGCCTCCGTGTTGAGGCTGGCAGCGCCTCAACATCCAAGGTCAAGGGCGGCTCACTCCTGGCCATTCCGGGGGGTGCGTGTCGTTTGGGGGGATGCCGCAAAATAAATGCCGAGGAGGGTATTCAAAGAGCTGTTGACCTGGCCAAGAGGTGCAAGTATACCTTTGTTGTAGCTGGTCTCAAC GCGgacttggagaaggagggcaaggatAGAGAGACGATGGATATGCCCCCGCATGTCGACGAACTTATCGAAGCCGTCCTCAAAGCACAACCTAACGCCGTTGTCATTACACAAGCAGGAAACCCAGTCAGGATGCCCTGGAGACGCAACGCCAACACACTGCTACATAGCTGGTACGGCGGCAACGAAGCTGGCAATGCAGTAGCAGATGTCATCTTCGGCCGCATCAACCCCAGCGGAAAGCTGCCAATGACCTTCCCTGCACGCCTGGAAGACAACCCTGCCTTCCTTGGCTTCGGCAGCGACAACGGAAAGGTGCACTACTCTGAAGACGTGTTTGTTGGTTACAAGTGGTATGAAGCGCGGAAGATGGAAGTTGCGTTCCCATTTGG TCATGGACTCAGTTACACCAGCTTCCAAATTTCGGATCTTCAAGTGAAGCCAAGTAGAGTCGAAGTCACTGTGAAAAACACTGGAAAGGTGGCAGGTGCAGAAGTTGTGTGCTTGTACATCAAGTACGCTACCAGGTCACCAAAGTCGCGGTTTGCTCGCCCGCTTCGCTCTCTCATGGGATTCACGAAGATATTTTTGGAACCGAGCGAGGCGAAACTTGCTACGATAGCAATCGATAGGTACTGCACGGCCGTTTGGGATGAAAAGAGGAATAGCTGGTGCTGTGAAAAGGGAACCTACACGGCTTTGGTCACGGCAGGGGAAACCAGCTTGGAGGGAAGTTTCCAGATCCAAAAAGACGTTTTCTGGAACGGACTTTGA
- a CDS encoding uncharacterized protein (Putative zn(2)Cys(6) fungal-type DNA-binding domain, transcription factor domain, fungi) gives METTGAPSRSLGRPRKGLQICFQCRNRKVRCDSTAGGCENCRRLKFQCSFAVPDQVLDNGTPRTPSSDSSHLRLEKRRVRTACIQCRDKKTKCCGTQPSCRRCSHRGFDCQYPDPSKSSSSSSSKASKTSTSNYCVQLPDRLRSNSERNEDYQNRTINRDVSATASPASSLGFELSANKTIVKQHIDAFFDFVYPIPCYAFVHKATFCQSWAQGTHNPRLLKAMCGLTARYIASGDTARLRQATRWIQESEMQLLMRLSEPSMSDIEALMLTTLDHIIARRFSKMLVSACLAARLAFMMRLNYEDSRLSFLTQERRRRLMWAIFTMETLYSSGRAEFTGCSKDTIHLQLPCNENSFTLDIPVTTEPLKPSRTQNGTDLGLMAYNVRVLDIRDRIQRLSHTITHRQKPLVECITLLKGLVGELDALRRSLPPQFTFDKKNLFLRAYTPQRTPYVMFHTWWHQCQCDMYRFTIPGLREGLPLEELRCLPADFVAYCRNQCLEHALAVANIMATVTEMGRDIFITDPALVMCTFHSARVISRLGSAQFANLPRDVLIAKLKSCSDILETPAELYPTTKLLQGGIFDLIHDAKRGSGDSSPLRSSWDTEQPGSDSDASGSQRSGVRGSRHGSVPEVYSKYSVTDEIRKLKFHQDGEETAREYQTSCQDTGGSGNDGVSQQFTMAGVQEENEPQGYVPMPQDITANSFGFSESGFGGTTAPYDVTMTLGFEPSYGECQPDLFLDSFMPLQNDWNMPDPGSF, from the exons ATGGAGACGACCGGCGCTCCGTCCCGATCATTGGGTCGGCCCCGGAAAGGACTGCAGATATGTTTCCAGTGCCGTAACCGAAAG GTCCGGTGTGACAGTACAGCTGGAGGTTGCGAGAACTGCCGTCGTCTCAAGTTCCAGTGCTCATTCGCAGTCCCGGACCAAGTTCTTGATAATGGAACTCCTCGTACGCCAAGCAGCGACTCGAGCCATCTGAGGTTGGAGAAGCGCCGTGTACGCACTGCTTGCATCCAATGTAGGGACAAGAAAACCAAGTGTTGCGGGACGCAGCCATCATGTCGCCGGTGCTCGCATCGGGGATTTGACTGTCAATATCCCGACCCGTCCaaatcgtcgtcgtcatcgtcgtcgaaggCGTCGAAGACGTCAACTTCGAATTACTGTGTCCAGTTGCCTGACCGGTTGAGAAGCAACTCGGAAAGAAACGAAGACTATCAGAATCGGACCATCAACCGCGATGTCTCAGCTACAGCCTCACCGGCCTCATCGCTCGGCTT TGAGCTGAGCGCGAACAAGACAATAGTCAAGCAGCATATTGACGCGTTCTTCGATTTCGTGTATCCGATACCCTGTTATGCCTTTGTTCACAAGGCAACCTTCTGCCAAAGCTGGGCGCAAGGCACCCACAACCCTCGCCTTCTGAAGGCAATGTGCGGTCTAACTGCACGCTACATCGCCTCGGGCGACACGGCACGCCTACGACAAGCAACGCGGTGGATTCAAGAGTCGGAGATGCAGCTTCTCATGCGATTGAGCGAGCCCTCCATGTCAGATATCGAGGCTCTGATGCTCACCACATTGGATCACATTATTGCGCGTCGCTTCAGTAAGATGCTAGTATCAGCATGCCTCGCGGCGAGGTTAGCTTTCATGATGCGGCTCAACTACGAGGATAGCCGTCTGAGTTTCCTTACACAAGAACGGCGCAGACGCCTAATGTGGGCAATCTTCACGATGGAAACGCTTTACTCAAGCGGAAGAGCGGAGTTTACTGGCTGCTCCAAGGACACGATACACCTACAGCTCCCTTGCAACGAGAACTCGTTCACGCTAGACATCCCCGTCACGACAGAGCCGCTGAAGCCTTCGAGGACACAAAACGGCACAGATTTGGGCCTCATGGCTTACAACGTCCGCGTTCTCGACATTCGCGACCGAATCCAGAG GTTGTCTCATACCATAACTCACCGACAGAAGCCTCTGGTAGAGTGTATTACATTGCTTAAggggctcgtcggcgaatTAGATGCCCTCCGTCGGTCTCTGCCTCCGCAGTTTACTTTCGATAAGAAGAACCTCTTTCTTCGAGCGTACACTCCTCAGCGTACCCCATACGTCATGTTCCATACCTGGTGGCACCAATGTCAGTGTGACATGTATCGATTCACGATACCTGGTCTCCGGGAGGGCCTCCCTCTCGAAGAGTTACGATGTCTACCTGCAGATTTCGTCGCCTACTGTCGGAACCAGTGTCTCGAGCACGCCCTGGCTGTTGCGAACATCATGGCCACGGTAACcgagatgggcagagacatCTTCATCACCGATCCGGCCCTCGTGATGTGCACTTTCCACTCCGCCCGTGTCATCTCACGGCTTGGCTCAGCGCAGTTCGCCAACCTTCCCAGGGACGTCCTGATAGCCAAGCTCAAGTCGTGCTCGGATATTCTCGAGACCCCAGCCGAGCTCTACCCGACCACGAAGCTCCTGCAGGGCGGAATCTTCGACCTGATCCATGACGCGAAGCGTGGCTCGGGGGACTCGAGCCCCCTGAGATCGAGTTGGGATACGGAACAGCCGGGGTCTGATTCGGATGCGTCTGGATCACAGCGATCCGGTGTCCGGGGCAGCAGGCACGGATCAGTGCCAGAAGTGTACTCCAAATACAGCGTAACAGATGAGATCCGAAAGCTAAAGTTCCATCAAGATGGTGAAGAAACAGCTCGGGAATACCAAACTAGTTGTCAGGACACTGGAGGCAGTGGTAACGATGGTGTATCTCAACAGTTCACAATGGCCGGTGTTCAGGAAGAGAATGAGCCGCAGGGGTATGTTCCGATGCCACAAGACATTACAGCGAACAGTTTTGGCTTCTCAGAGTCTGGGTTTGGTGGCACTACAGCACCATACGATGTGACAATGACGCTGGGATTCGAGCCTAGCTACGGCGAATGTCAGCCGGATTTGTTTCTTGACTCCTTCATGCCTCTTCAAAACGATTGGAACATGCCCGATCCTGGTTCCTTTTGA
- a CDS encoding Putative major facilitator, sugar transporter, major facilitator superfamily: protein MAPNRILKHFNSTLAAAFTVIAISTFNYGFDNAGYSTTQAMDAFQRQFGDQNPTTGKWKLPTGWLALFNSLNYIGFAAGVIIGSLVSARWGRRWCMFAMSAWAVIPATIAVTSNTREQIMAARILNYIYVGMELAVVPVYQSEIVPSEIRGFAVGSYQFSLMFGTLIVNSVCRGTSTLEGNASWRIPMGLFYVIPVIVMGLIFFIPESPRWLLTQDRVEEAQVSLKKLRAGTISDAEIEEQFASLQYALKQEVEQGNYMELFKGINLKRTAIVVMMNFLQQATGQAFASTYGAIFIKDIGTVNPFTMTIINAIVNLCMVFVGLYLNDRVGRRPLLLIGAVWQFAAIVTMGSLGTVVDPSFAVKTSIVAMLTVFAAGYVFAWAPLNYVVTTEIPALRLRDASQRTASMVNVLANFLVNFSIPYLLYTPGAGLGSKVGFIFAGILVFALVFTWFCIPECKGKSLEQIDRMFNEGIPLRNFGKYKPEDVFQDSTEDGEKGGVVVMARHEEKA, encoded by the exons ATGGCGCCGAACAGGATCCTGAAGCACTTCAACAGCACCCTGGCTGCGGCCTTTACCGTCATCGCCATTTCAACCTTCAACTACGGCTTCGACAATGCGGGATACTCGACCACGCAGGCCATGGACGCGTTCCAGCGCCAGTTTGGCGACCAGAATCCCACGACCGGCAAGTGGAAGCTGCCCAccggctggctggcgctCTTCAATAGTCTCAACTACATCGGGTTCGCGGCCGGTGTCATCATCGGCAGTCTCGTCAGCGCCCGCTGGGGCCGCCGGTGGTGCATGTTCGCGATGAGCGCCTGGGCCGTGATCCCAGCGACGATTGCCGTGACGTCCAACACCCGCGAGCAGATTATGGCCGCTCGTATCCTCAACT ACATTTACGTTGGTATGGAACTGGCCGTTGTTCCCGTGTACCAGTCCGAGATCGTGCCATCCGAAATCCgtggcttcgccgtcggaTCGTACCAATTTAGTCTCATG TTCGGTACGCTTATCGTCAACTCTGTCTGTAGAGGCACCAGCACATTGGAAGGAAACGCCTCCTGGCGGATCCCCATGGGCTTGTTCTACGTGATTCCCGTTATCGTCATGGGCCTGATCTTCTTCATCCCTGAG TCGCCGCGGTGGCTATTGACCCAGGATAGAGTCGAGGAGGCCCAGGTATCTCTCAAGAAGCTCCGAGCCGGAACCATTTCCGACGCCGAAATCGAGGAGCAATTCGCATCCCTGCAGTACGCGTTGAAGCAGGAAGTCGAGCAAGGAAACTACATGGAATTGTTCAAGGGGATCAACTTGAAGAGAACGGCCATCGTGGTGATGATGAACTTTCTTCAGCAAGCCACGGGACAAGCCTTCGCCTCCACCTACGGagccatcttcatcaaggACATCGGCACCGTCAACCCCTTCACGATgaccatcatcaacgccatTGTGAACCTGTGCATGGTATTTGTTGGGTTGTATCTGAACGACCGTGTGGGACGCCG CCCCCTGCTTCTTATCGGAGCCGTCTGGCAGTTTGCAGCCATTGTGACGATGGGTTCTTTGGGCACCGTGGTAGATCCATCGTTTGCGGTCAAGACCAGCATTGTCGCCATGCTGACAGTCTTTGCTGCCGGTTACGTATTTGCATGG GCACCTCTCAACTACGTCGTCACGACCGAAATCCCTGCCCTCCGACTCCGCGATGCGTCCCAACGAACGGCCTCCATGGTCAACGTTCTGGCCAACTTCTTAGTCAACTTCAGCATCCCCTATTTGCTCTATACGCCAGGTGCAGGCCTAGGATCCAAAGTCGGGTTCATTTTTGCAGGCATCCTGGTCTTCGCGCTTGTCTTCACTTGGTTCTGCATCCCCGAATGCAAGGGCAAGTCCCTCGAGCAGATCGACCGGATGTTCAACGAGGGCATCCCTCTCCGAAATTTCGGCAAATACAAGCCTGAAGACGTATTTCAGGACTCGACAGAGGATGGCGAGAAGGGTGGCGTGGTTGTCATGGCACGGCACGAGGAGAAGGCGTAA